From the Candidatus Thermoplasmatota archaeon genome, the window ATGGTTTCTCTCACCAATTGCTCGTAGTCAGTCTCCTCAACGGTCTTATTGCCCTCAACGGGTACGGCTTTGAATAATCTTATGGTTGCTTTGTTCATGACTCCCTCCTTTTTGAGTGGCGGGTGGTAATTCTTTCGCGTAAGATAATAGGAACCACCTTTGCCACATTGCTCTCATCCCACTAGCCTTGTCGCTTTGTTCACAATGCTCCTCTTTATATAATGGCGAGCAGTAAATTTTCTCCAATGAAATTTAGTAGGAACTGCTTGTGCCATTACATCTTCCTATTATACCCGATCCGAAAACAAAATGCAACCCCCCACTTATTTGCCCTTAACCAGCATGTGTATTGCTTCGTCCATATATGCATAGATCGTCCATATGGCTTTTATTAAAATCATAATTGGTAAAATTATCGGAGAGAAAGCTATTGCTGTTACTGCTGTTAATCTGGCTTTATTTTTCACTTTTCTCATTTCCCCAACATTATAACCGATTTCAGATGATTTTTCAAGTGTCTGGATACCAATTCCAAATTTCTTGATCTAAATACTTGCCATCCACCTTATCTGGTCTTACCCATTTGCATAAAAAATCAACTCTTCCTTTGCGTTCTCGTCTCCATACAACTCCTTCAATGGGGTCTAGCTCACCATGCGGATGTATATCTTTAATCGCTTTCTTGCACCACTCAATTGATCGTGGCGGCCCCTCTGAGAGAAGATGGGGAAGAACAAAATCGTATGGTTTAACTCGTTCCCGCAATTTATTAAATGTAATGCGTTTGTGTGGTAATTTCATAAGATCAAAAACCACAAATGGCTCGTGCAATAAGGCATATCGGGTTCCATGTGCTAAAGCTA encodes:
- a CDS encoding RNA ligase family protein; the encoded protein is MIGEGAKKIVCEKVKDKHDRIIVQVKVDGSNVSIANIDGRIIPLGRSGYSAYSSPYKQHHLFADWVYSQIGRFEFLKPGERLCGEWLALAHGTRYALLHEPFVVFDLMKLPHKRITFNKLRERVKPYDFVLPHLLSEGPPRSIEWCKKAIKDIHPHGELDPIEGVVWRRERKGRVDFLCKWVRPDKVDGKYLDQEIWNWYPDT